The genomic stretch TACTTATTGATTGAAATCTCAATCTTTTGTTTCTAAACTATTTCTGCTAAAATATATAATGTTGCTTAATGAGGCTGATATACAGCTACAGAATTAACATGTTTTTACTAGTCTTTAGTCAGTTTCATTGGTGAAGTAAACTAAATGTTGCTCAGATGTTTTTATGTGCAATCTTGTGTAGTTATCAATGTTGTCAGTCACTGATAGTAGAAAATAGTAGTTTGTTCAAATTCCACCATGCTTTAGTGCTATTGCGCCGCTATTTGACAACATTTTTATAGTAAATAGGAGATTGTTTGTTTAATTAAAATCAGTCCATTGGCTTGCAATGTGGAACAATAACAGTTTATTCAAATTCTGCGATGCTTAAGCGATATAGCTGCTATTGGACAATAGTGATAGTTAATGTTTAGTTGTTTACTGCTATATCTTTATTTAATGAATATTTTTGACACCCAAAATTCATTCTATGTCGCAGAATGGACTTCTCTATACAGGCGGCGAGGACCGAAATATCACAGCATGGGACATAAAAAGTGGAAAAGCTGCATATTGCATAAAAGAGGCTCATTCTGCACGTGTAAAAGGTATTGTTGTGCTCAGTGATGAGGCTACAGGGGATGATGAACCATACCTTATAGCATCTGCATCATCTGATGGTACTATACGTGCATGGGATGTTCGCATGGCTGCCACAGATAAGCCAAATCCACTAGCTGAGTGTAAGACACAGTCAAGACTGACATGTCTAGCTGGATCGTGTCTGAAATGTAAGTTGAAAATCTTGCATCTTTGAATATAAACTTTGCTCATATTGCTTGAATTGCTTTTCTGCTGCATTGTTAGTTTTTAATATTCCCTACCTGATCAGTCTATGTTAGTGTGATAGATTTTGTATATAACCTTCAGGAGTGCTTTGAAATGTAGCAAATTTTGATGTCAGTGAAACTTAAGTTTTAAAAAAGAGTGGGAGAGATAGAAGTTAAATATAAATTGGCAAACAAGCCAAAATGCTTTATTTTATAAGAAACGAAACTTTGCTTTATATTGGAGTTTAGGAACTTTTCCTTTCAGATTAGTTTTTACTAGTTTCTATAACAGTATTTATTAGTGGTTCTATGCTTTATGCATGTTGGTTCTTTACTGTGATGttaattttgtttcaattttcCTTTCCGCAGCCAAACAACCCCAAGCTGGAAAGAATAACGCAAAAGTTGAAGATGAAAATCAAATGGTGACTGATCAATAGTTTTCTAGATGCCGTGCTTGAGAGAAGACCGTTTTACTGTATGACTAACGTGGTTTTGACCTTTGGAGGCTCCAATTAGCATGGCATTGCTTTGAGAAGACTATGGACACAAACGCATGGTTGATTCAATTTATTGGTTGCAGTTGCAGCGCACACAACTGCTTGGGTCATCATAAGTTACTCATAAATCTGCACTTCGTGCTAGTAATTCTGTATGATGGTTTCCTATCTGTTTTTGTACAAGTCTTTTAGAAAGCTGAAACAAAAAAGGTTCATATACTATTAATTTTTCATCTTTAGAATACCTtagtttttatttatgaatttgtcCATTTAATGTGGAAGCAATACTATTATTTTTGGGTTCTTTTAGTTTATGTTATTTACAACCGAATGATTTCATAATCGTATACAGAATCATGTGCATCTTAATCTTTTATACAATAGTGATTAATCACGACCTTTCCTCCCTCTATTGATTATTAAATGATTGAAAGTTACATTTTCATTTCATATGTATGTTATTTTTAAAGTAAGGGAAGCAATGACAGACATTGGTTTATTTATTCAACTCGGACTGATTGTATATTTTGTAGTAATGCTTGGTTTGGAGTGAAATAATGGAATTAGACATTAGTGGCGTGGCGGTACTGTCAGTTATATCTCGCTAAAGCTTTTCATCAAAATTATTCAATCACTGATCAAGAATTCActttttttatgtaaatgttgGATATTTTTTcaattcttattttaatttttgtcttAGTAATGTAATGTTCTTTGTGATTGGATGTGAATCCGTTTATAACTGTATTATGGGAAGGACCTATCAGATCTGGCCACATCTACTCTTATGGCCAAGCAACACTTGCCGAAGAAGGGCATACCAATCGAGTGGAGATTTCAAAAAACCGGTAGATCTAGAGACTCACATTGAAGAGAGTCAGGAATTTTTTGAAAGCCAAATTTAAAACCGATGTGAAGTACACGACATGACTTTTCAACATGGTATTGATGCGTAACTCAAACAACAAGTGGTGCATATGCATTGACTACTTATATGTAAATTAAGTTGCCCAAAAGACGCATATCCACTTCCAAATATTTAATAGCTTGTTGATAGGATTAAGAGATTAAAGCTCCTCTCTTCCTTCTATGGatctaaaattttagaaaattaaaGTTACTCAACTCAGTTTCTAGAGATTAAAGTTTTAGGAAATTATGAAATTGCACAAGAATCTCAAGTACCTCTAGCTACTCATGATTAGATTAATTAAATAGTTTAGGTGTTTTTTGTAATGAACATGTTTAATGTGTTGTTTTGTAATGATCTTTAATGATGAATTTTATGTACTTTGGTTGTAATGAACATCTTtgattatgaaatataaatatgttgttatcatgtgttgtTCTTGTTATGTTGTTGTCAAAACTTACTTTATATGTTGTTCTTGTTTTGCTGTCAAAAAATGCACACATTGTGCAAGCTATATGCCAACATGCAGGCATATGCGGGAACCATATACAGGCCATATGCCCATATTGTGCAGGCCTTGTGTCATATGCAGGTCTTGTATGTATACTTATGCAGGTCTATATGTACACTTATGTAGGTTTTGCACTCAGGTCATATGCACACATTGTGCATACCTTATGCCATATGCAGGTGCTGTATGTACACTTATGCAGGTCTATACGCAGGTTCATATATACATTTATGTAGGTCCATATGCACACTTTATGCATGCCTTAAATGTGCAGGCCATCTACTCAGTGATATGCCATCCATATGCAGACCCTGTACTGTAGGCATATTAATGTGCAAGTCTTAAATGTTGTGTATCAAGACAAATTATATCATTAGGGTGGGTGGGGTAGCTCAGTTGGCACTTGCTGACTGAGCGGGTGTAGGCTGTTGGTGCAGGGTTCGATCCTTGGGACAAATTATATCATTCCTTAATCAAGACAAATGTGGGACACCAAAAAGTTAAAAACTTTTAAATAGGAGGATAAAACCAAAAAGTTAAAAACTTTTAAATAGGAGGATAAAAATGCATTTAAGTCTTTTATTAATTTGTGGCACGTATAAACTTTtgcataaataaattttttgtctCGCTTCACATGGAGATTCTTGATCAACAAGGACAAAAAGAAAAAAGTAGTAGTCAGAGATGCAGTTAGGAGAGTTTGTGGCAAAATAGAATCCCGACTAGAGATAATGTAATGAAAAGAGGCATCTTAGTCGAATCTCAAAATTTATGCCCGTTTGATTGTGGAGTGGAGGAAAGTGTCACccacattttcttcaaatgtccGATAGCGTCAAGGACATGGAGATGGAGTGAGATCCTAGGATGGTTGGATTTTGCTTATGTTTCTCACAATTCTGCTATGCagaatttttctcatttttcagAGAAACTCTCCGCCATATGGTTTGCCTGTATTTGGACAATATGGAGAAGGCGAAATGATAAATTTTTTGGAAGAAATGCTTGTCATGAAGATAGGAGTATCGATGCAATTCAATTGATATCTTGGAGATGGATGAAGGCTAAggtgagagatttgtttttccgCTTAGTCAGTGGATTTCAAATCCAAAAAACTGCTTAGGATGGAAAGAATAAAAGTTGGTTCGAGAGGTGGGGGCAGCTGTCGGCTGCATTGGTTCTGTAGAAGCGCTGTCCAAATGGATGTCTAGCTTTCAAGCCGCAGTATCCAGGGAGGTGTTAATCGTAGAGGTTGCTCTGGCTGCTGCCGAGCTTTCGTAACCGAAGGTATTCCCTCCTGCGTTCCCATTTTGGTGTTGTTGCTGTACTATCTTTGAATTTTCAGAAATCAGGTTTACCGTGGATCATAGTGTGTGTCAGACATTTAGGACAAAGAATCCACCTGAAGCTATGGTGTTCTATGAATCTAGATAGAGAGTGAGAGAAGACCTCTTCATTGGTTCAATCTGAAAAATTACAAGAATAAAATTGAATAACTATTGGAATCAATACAAAGGTATATGTATAACTGTTTGTAACAATGGTATAACAACACATCAGAATATCTTAAACGTTAGTGTATGGTGAATTGGCTTATCAATTAACTTCTGCTTCAAACTCCAAAACCGAGTTCGAGATCATCATCATTCTCCATGCCCGCTTCAAACTCCAAAACTTTCAATACTGAATATATATCTTCTGCTCTTGAATGATTTTGATCCGCAACACGAAACTCATGCACTAGTCCATTCAACTCTACCCAGCTACACCCTGGTATTTTCTTTAGTCCTCTATCTCTAAGAAAACTCCGCATTTTAGCAACTTTCTCCCATTTTCCTGCTGCAGCATATATATTCGATAGCAGCACGTAGTTTCCAGCATTTTTCGGTTCCATATTTATGAGTTTCTCAGCAGCAAGTTCGGCGAAATCGCTTTCTGAATCGTGCATCTTACATGCACTTAGCAAGGGTCCGTAAACCTTTGCATCTGAATTTAATCGACTGTTTTCTATTATTTCGCTTGCTTCATCGATTTTTCCAGCGCGTCCTAACAAATCCACCATACAAGCGTTATGTTCCTTACTAGGTTGGTGACCGTAAATTTCCACCATCTCCTTGAAAATCTCCTTGCCCTTTTCCACAAGGCCTGAATTAACACAAGCCGTGAGAATCCCGAGAAACGATACTTGATCTGGTTTAACATTTGATAGCTTCATTTGGTCGTATAACTGAAAACATTGAAACCACTCTCCATGGTTGGAATATGCAGTGATCATAGAGTTCCATGCAATTATATCTTTATGGCTGTTTTTCTCTTCATCAAAAAGCTTTCTAGCCATCTCTATGCAACCACATTTGGCATAGCTACTAAGAAGCGACGTCTTAAGCGATTTGAGCGAATCCAGATTGGTTTTCAACGAGTAACCATGTAAGTATCTTACATAATGCAATGCCCCTATCTTTGCAAAAGCAGGCAAAATGTTGATTACTATTACAAAGTCAACTTTAGTACCACATAACTTCATTTCTACGAACAGAGAAAGCGCCTCGAAACACCGACCATGCATTGCATACCCTTTGATCATCGCACTCCACGAAACCACAGTCTTGTCCACTATCAATCCGAAAATCTTCTGCGCCGAATTTATGTTGTCACACATTGAATACATGTCAATAAGAGAATTATGAACAGAAACCTGATAATCTGAACCATTTCTCATCACTTGAGCATGCATTTGCTTCCCCCACTCGTTAAACTTTAGCTTCGTGATCGAAGAAATCGCGGGGATCGCTGTGAACAAGTCGGGTCTAACCCCCGATCTAACCATACAATACAAAAGTTCTAACGATTCCTTAGAGTAACCTTTCCCAGAATACGCCGAAATCATAATGTTCCAAACTACAACATCCTTCTCAGGCATTTTCTCAAACACCATTCTTGCATCTTCTAAATCACCCAACTTAACATACATCGACAACACCGCAGTATTCACTGTTAAATCCTTACACAAATCACTCACAACAACCAAAGAATGAAGAACTTTCCCCATCTTCAACGAGTTCAATTCAATACTAACCCTTAACAAGTTAATCACAGTAACTGAATTGGGTTGCACATTCTCTTTTCTCATCctacaaaaaaattgaaaactttCCACAAATTTCCCACTTTCATAAGCCTCATAAATCAAACCATTCCAACAtttcaaaacagaaaaacaagAATCCTCATCTGGGCACATTGATTTCTCAACCATTTCTTTAtacaaaaaaagagtcttttcaTATTCACCAAACCTAAACAAGCTTCTAAGGTAAGCATTGTAGAGAAGTGAATCTGGGTTTTCGGTGTAGTGGAAGAGTTTGTGAGAGAAATGAAGGAGTCCGAAGTTGGAATAAGAATCGATGAGTTTGGAGGAAAGGGAAGAGTTTTGGTGGAGACCGTGGAGGAAGAATCTGGCATGGATTTGTTGAAGGTGTTGTGGTTTGGTGCAGAGGTTTAGTATAGAAGAGGTTGTGGTGAAGAATCTTGTTTGAAAAGGTTTGATGTTGGGGATTTTGGTGATGTTAAAGTAGAACATGTCTACAATCTAACCAACATACAACAAACATGTTATGTTGATCACAACTCACTCATAGCAAACAAAGAGAATTCAAATATAATCTAAAAAGCAAGGTTGGGTGAGAATATATATCATGCcaaattttgaattatttgacaccataatatattttattaaaaaaatttcttaatcaattttatttaaacttatattaaaataaataatttttttatatcaaaagCTCGATAAGATAACGCAGACTTTAACTTTGAGTTGTTAGGGTTTGGGGATGGAAATCCTCTATTAGGGTTTGTGGTTGAAAAATATGGAATCTTGCAAAATAAACAAGATCTTTTGGAGTGATGTTCTAAAAAAGTTAAAGGTTGTGATCAAAATTTCAAGAAAGGTTCGAACATGCATTTGGTGTATGAGGATGCGGTTGCAATGGAGAAAAATGATCAAGAAGTTTTTGCATTTAAAAAGTCCTATAAGGATTTAATGAAGGGAAATTCTAATGGAGACGAGCAGAATATTGGTAAGATGATTGTTATTTTGACTGATGAAGAAATAGAGAATCACTCAAGGTATGATGAGGAAAAGTGTCTACTTGTAGAAGAAAGAAATATGGATCAATATGATTGTCCAACTTTCATTCACACTTTCGggcaaagaagagaaaaaaattatcaaaCCATGGAAATCGAGAGTTATTGTTAAACTTCTTAGTAGGAAGATTGGATACAAGACCTTAGAAACTCATTTGAAACATATGTGGTGAGGAATGACATTATCAATAATATAGATCGGAGTAAAGATTATTTTTTTGTAACTTTTTCCGATAAATATGATCAATATCAAGTTTTAGTGGCTGACCTTTGACTAATATATGATCACTATCTCACTATTAGAGAACAGAGCCCTAATTTTCATCCGGATAGTGATCAAATTGAAAAGGTGGCCGTTTGGGTGAGATTTTCAAGGTTGCCAATTGAATATTATGATGTAAGAGTTCTTACATTCAATGGTAGCAGAATTAGTAGAACAATGAAGGTGGACAAGAACATTCTTCTTCAAGAATCAAGCAAGACCGTGTGTGGAGGTTGATTTATCAAAAGGGCTAATTATTATGTTCACAATTAGAGATAGAGTCTATAAAGTGGAATACAAAGGGTTACATTTGTTATGTCTCAACTTTGGGAACTTTTGTCAATATATAAATGGATTTGGGAAGAAACTAACTCAGGTAGCTAAGGATGGGGATGGTGTCCAagatgttgagaatcaagtgtgagttgTGTTGAGAAACAAGTGTAAGTTTTAAGTCCCATATTGCTTATAAAAATGATGGTTGAGCATTTTATAAGTGAAAGGAAttatacacctatcaccttaaggttttttgGTAAATATGTGGTGCCTCTTTCACTTATTTGTCGCTTTTAACCTAATGTGAATGATCCCTGTGATGACCCAACATAAAAGGGAGAAAAGTGTGAGCTATTGGATCGAGCTCTAGTATGGTCGAACGGTAGCTTCTTGATTCGACAAATTGATAGGTTCATAGCATGCAGTCGAAGTCTATTCCCATGCTATAGTCGAAGTATACTATGATTGTTAGCATGCTGAATTGGGGCGGTTTGTTATGCCCAAttttttaagttagcttgttctcTAGGTTAGCTTATGTAATGGGCCTGTATGAAAAATCCCATTAGTTTAGTGTgttagtttttttataaataacatGTTAGATCCATGGTTTTATGGTTAGCctaaattttgctaaaacatggttcttattTGATGTTGAgtaagatgttgtaacatcttgaccaactgtCATGACATGTTCTGTTGTCATGAGTTTTGACAGATGTTCTGCCAGGTGTTGTGACATGCTATACCAGAACATCATGACAATGCAGACTGGTTTTTaatctttgaatatttgattgaaaaatatgagattctGGAAGATTCTGGTTTTCATACAGGAGCATGCAATCAAGGAGTTTTTAGGGACAATGTAGATTTGGTTTagtttcataaaaaaaatgatcTTTGAGACTTTTTTTAGGAAACTTGGATTGGATTTGTTCCTTTTTTGTATAAAGATCTTGTAGCTGATTGAAGAAAAGGAGATTGGATTTGTTTCAGAAATCCAAGTCCATACTATAAGAGTCTATAAAAGGAGACTTGCTAAACCTAGTATAGCAAGCATTCACAAAAGGGAACTCGTGGGTGCAAataagggtttaggttttgggagTCTTTTCAGTGTTTTTGTttgtatgtcactcatgtatcttttgatgcatTGAGTTTGACTGATTGTTACTTGATTGTAtatcaagttattgttctcactcttgaaacTTTTAAGCACTTATGTGATTGTGGGAAGTGAGAGGGGGTTCTCATAACTAGGGGGTTCATGGTTAGAAATTGCATAGAAGTAATGAttaggtgataagttgtaaaTTTGGAGTGTTTAGGCTTTAAATTAATACTATTATAATGGATCtacttcctggcttggtagcccccaaagtaggtgaTGTTGCACCGATCTATgttaacaattgattgtgttGTTCGTCTTTTTGcaatttatttttcttcacaatctGTTTTTTGTCAGCAggtgatgttataacatctgcccTGATATTGTGTATGTTgagacatctgtcttgacatttgTGTTGCAAGTGCCAGAATTTCAttacatactagtctctcatcattgcaaaatgtgaatcctaattagggtgagaGGCATTGTTTGTTATTATGTAACACTGGTAATCTTGCTTTAAAGAGAAATTAAAGAATAACAATTTATACCCAAATCAttgtgttcttcttgcttccCTTTTTTCCACCCTTGTGGGTTTCTTGTCGATAAAGAAActgattatactttgttattctGGAATCATTTTTTGCAACAAAATATTGCTTAAAAAATGATGGTTGAGCATTTTATAAGTGAGAGGAACTAtatacctatcaccttaaggtttttttgggtaaatatgtggtgtctctctcactTGTGTATCGCTCTTTAACTAATGTGGATGCTCCTCGTGATGACCTATCATAAGAGGTAGGAAAGAATATGGAGTCCAATTGCATTCAAGGTGGTAGTTATTTGACGATGACAacttatctagagggggtgaatagattccCAAGTTTAAAACTGTTTTAGAAACGTGCAAAAATTATGGCAAGCAAAAGTGAGATCGTAGATCAAACAAAGTTGTCTAATCCGAACCGATTATTAAAAACTCGGATATGCGTAAGAAACCAAATAGAATGCGAAGACAATGATAAAACACAAtacaatattttgtcaataaattgttttattatgatcACGATGATAACCTATTTCCAATTAAATCAATCAATACCTAAAACACAAATATCCaaattatcaaacacttggtgtgcattttgatatttgaaattttCCTTTTGACTATGTTGATATGAAAACTTAATTACAATTCTAAGAATTGTAATCTAATCACCAAAGCAATTTCAAGTTTGACACAAAGGATTTTTCTATATGTATCATTGCACAGTCAATGAATTTAACAATTTGCGATTAAACGTAAAATGGAGAagtagagagatagagagagggcACATgaatttgtttaggcagttcaccaATCACCACTACTACGGAAAACCTAATTAACAACGATTGGGAAAGATATATAACAACGCGGGCCCAGGCGTTGTTATGTAGAGTATCATTGAATATGCCGCACTTGCAATCATGGTCCAATGACTGTCGTAGTAAATAGGAAAGTGAGCGCTCTTTAAAAACGATTATTCCTAATAACCGTTGTGATATTATATATGAATAAATGTCAATCGTATCATACCAGAACCAACACTACACCATTTTCAAATTGTTATCAAAACTTGTATTATAAGTATAGAATAAATTTGAACAGCTCGAGGTATGCAATATTTCCAACTTACAAAGAGAATAGAAGGCATATagaattaaagaaacaataatGAGCATCTTTGGTTTCtaaacttccaagagaagaagatgaagaatcagaaggaacaatataaaagcggaagaaccaaaacacaaaaacaacttcATTCAAAGGAATCAACATGTGTTATCCTGCTTAAGCTACCAACAATACTGAGAATCCAAATGTTGTTGTAGAGGATGCTGTGGTGCAAAACCAGCTTGGGCCTCAAGATGCTGCTGTGGATGGTGTTGTGGTGCAAAACCAACATCAGATTCAAGATATTACTGAAGAGGGTGTTGTGTTTAGATTAATGAGAGCTCTCAGggtgaggagaagaagaagaaaaagacatTCCAAAATTTATGCTTTTGCCTAGACTCGAGCATAGGCCATCTTGATGGCAAGCAATAATAACTTTCCACTAAACCACTTCACAGTTGATGTTCGTTGtttcattcaattatattatcaatattattattattaatattattattattattattattaataactcatttattattaattaagaataaaataaacaaaatcattcatttattttcttcaattattaaaattacaaaattCATATAAACAACAAATCAAACATTGACACAACATAATTTTCTAAGGAAGAATGAAGAAAactacaattaataataaaaaataaaaacattcacatctattttttccaaaattaagATTACAAAATTCATTCCAATTATGATGTCCATTCTAATTCCAGATAAATGTTTTAGTCATTCCATGAAGAATAATTTGTTTATACATCAGTTAACAAAGGCTTTTCATATTCGTTCTCTCATAAAACTTTCTCTGAGCCAGCATTGCAATCCATCATAGCATCTTAATCCATCTTAGTTTGATTATAAAGTCCACAGTCTGATATAACTTTCTTTTGATTGGGGAAGGTTTCTAAgatccaaataaataaataaataagtaacaaATGGACATGGAAAATAGatctagaaaataaaaaaataaaggaaaacccATATCTGTGAAACAATAAAATGAAGGGAGCTAAATCTGAATCATCTGTGGTGGCGGTGGTGACAAGTTTGTGGAGATTGAATGGGGATTTTGCATAGTTGAAATCTTGCTAAGTTTGATCATTTAACTCCATCACAAGAAGCTTGTCATCGTCGCTGTTACTCGTCATTTCTCCGACTCTTATCTAATGCGACGATGAAAATGAACGGAATGGAAGAGAGATGTGGCATAGTGTTCTTTATGATTTTAATCTAAGTTATTGtctctgtttttttctttttctttttaagaagGAAGAACTAATGTTTAAAGgagaataataatagtagtaatagtaatagtaataataataatattgataatataaCTGAATGAAACAACAAACATTAATTGTGAAGTGGTTAGTGGAAAGTTATTATTGCTTGCAGCCAAGATGGCTTGGGTTTGAGTCTAGGCCAAAGCATAAATTTTGGAATGTTTTTTCAGAATTTAATGAACTTCAAGATTTCGGAATGTTTTTTCAGAATTTAATGAACTTCAAGATGAATGTGTGCCAACTCACGTGCCACATGTATGACCAAGTGCCACGTCAGATGCCACCCAAGCAAAATTTGACGCCGTATCAAAAAAATGGACGAAAAGGACTAACTCggacctttttgaacaattaaaggaccactttggaactttttaaagataaagGACCcgaatgaaccccgaggttaagttaagggaccaaaaagggtatttagccttAATTTTTtcgattatgatgatgatgaggccGACTATGATTGGTCTAATTTTATCTCAGCGAGAGGATTTAGATATGATTATGGTTTTTGATTATGTAATAAAAGTTTATGTAATGAAGTTTTAATCTTTCTATTTAACTGTCTTAAGGTTATTAACTTAAACTATCATCTTAAATTATAAATTAGAGTAACTAACAAATAGATAATTGTAATTGAAAATTCAACAGCTTGCGATGAAATTACTCGTAAGAAACCGTCTTTTAGTT from Vicia villosa cultivar HV-30 ecotype Madison, WI linkage group LG4, Vvil1.0, whole genome shotgun sequence encodes the following:
- the LOC131599068 gene encoding pentatricopeptide repeat-containing protein At1g08070, chloroplastic-like, coding for MFYFNITKIPNIKPFQTRFFTTTSSILNLCTKPQHLQQIHARFFLHGLHQNSSLSSKLIDSYSNFGLLHFSHKLFHYTENPDSLLYNAYLRSLFRFGEYEKTLFLYKEMVEKSMCPDEDSCFSVLKCWNGLIYEAYESGKFVESFQFFCRMRKENVQPNSVTVINLLRVSIELNSLKMGKVLHSLVVVSDLCKDLTVNTAVLSMYVKLGDLEDARMVFEKMPEKDVVVWNIMISAYSGKGYSKESLELLYCMVRSGVRPDLFTAIPAISSITKLKFNEWGKQMHAQVMRNGSDYQVSVHNSLIDMYSMCDNINSAQKIFGLIVDKTVVSWSAMIKGYAMHGRCFEALSLFVEMKLCGTKVDFVIVINILPAFAKIGALHYVRYLHGYSLKTNLDSLKSLKTSLLSSYAKCGCIEMARKLFDEEKNSHKDIIAWNSMITAYSNHGEWFQCFQLYDQMKLSNVKPDQVSFLGILTACVNSGLVEKGKEIFKEMVEIYGHQPSKEHNACMVDLLGRAGKIDEASEIIENSRLNSDAKVYGPLLSACKMHDSESDFAELAAEKLINMEPKNAGNYVLLSNIYAAAGKWEKVAKMRSFLRDRGLKKIPGCSWVELNGLVHEFRVADQNHSRAEDIYSVLKVLEFEAGMENDDDLELGFGV